From Streptomyces sp. NBC_01551:
TCCAGGCGGAGACCCTCCGCCTCATCCCGAGCGAGAACTACGTGTCCGCGGCCGTCCTGGAGGCCTCCGGCACGGTGCTGCAGAACAAGTACAGCGAGGGCTACCCCGGCCGCCGCTACTACGAGGGCCAGCAGAACATCGACCGCGTCGAGGCGCTGGCCGTCGAGCGGGCGAAGGGCCTGTTCGGGGTGGACCACGCGAACGTCCAGCCGTACTCCGGCTCGCCGGCGAACCTCGCGGTGTACCTGGCGTTCGCCAAGCCCGGCGACACGGTGATGGGCATGGCCCTGCCGATGGGCGGGCACCTCACCCACGGCTGGGGCGTCTCGGCCACGGGCTCCTGGTTCCGGGGCGTCCAGTACGGCGTACGGGCCGACACCGGCCTGATCGACTACGACGCGGTGCGCGAGCTGGCCCTCGCGGAGCGCCCGAAGATCATGTTCTGCGGCGGCACCGCCCTGCCCCGCACGATCGACTTCGAGGCCTTCGCGTCGATCGCGCGCGAGGCGGGCTCGGTCCTGGTCGCGGACGTGGCGCACATCGCCGGCCTGATCGCGGGCGGCGCGCACCCGTCGCCGGTGCCGCACGTGGACGTCGTCTCCACCACCACGCACAAGACCCTGCGGGGTCCGCGCGGCGCGATGCTGATGTGCCGGGAGGAGCACGCGAAGGCCATCGACAAGGCGGTCTTCCCGGGCCTGCAGGGCGGCCCGCACAACCAGACGACGGCGGGCATCGCGGTCGCCCTCCACGAGGCCGCGCAGCCGGCGTTCGTGACGTACGCGCACGCGGTGGTGGCCAACGCGAAGGCCCTGGCCGAGGCGCTGCTCGCACGCGGCTTCGACCTCGTCTCGGGCGGCACGGACAACCACCTGATCCTGATGGACCTGACCTCCCGGGGCGTCCCGGGCAAGGTCGCGGCGAAGGCGCTGGACCGGGCCGGGATCGTCGTGAACTACAACACGGTGCCGTTCGACCCCCGCAAGCCGTTCGACCCGTCGGGGATCCGGATCGGCACGCCGTCGCTGACCTCGCGCGGGCTCGGCGTCCAGCACATGCCGGTGGTGGCGGAGTGGATCTCCCGGGCCGTCGACGCGGCCGCCAAGTCGGACGAGCCGGCCCTGGCCGCCGTCCGCGCGGAGGTCGAGGACCTGATGTCAGCCCACCCGGCCCCGGGCCTCCCGCTGTCCTGACACGTCGGCCGCCGGCGGGGCCGGCTGGATCCAGCCCCCGCCGGGCCGCTCGGCGGGGGCTGAAGGAACCGGCCCCGCCGGCGTTCGAGGCGCGGAGCGCGGGGCCGCTTGCGTGGCGGCGCCGCGGACGCGTGCGGCGGAGCGAGGGGCCGCGGCGCCGGCGGCGGTGTCGCGTTCGCCCCCGCGACAAGGGCGCCGGTGGGCCCGAGCCCGCCCGCGCACCTGAGAGAATGAAGCCATGGCTTCTGATCGTCCTCGCGCGCTCTCCGGCATCCAGCCCACCTCCGGTTCGTTCCACCTCGGGAACTACCTCGGTGCCATCCGCCAGTACGTCGCCCTCCAGGAGACGCACGACGCGTTCTACATGGTCGTCGACCTGCACGCGATCACCATGCCGCAGGATCCGAAGGATCTCCGCGCGAACACCCGCCTCTCCGCCGCGCAGCTGCTCGCCGCCGGCCTGGACCCCGAGCGCTGCACGCTCTTCATCCAGAGCCACGTGCCCGAGCACGCGCAGCTCGGCTGGGTCATGAACTGCATCACCGGCTTCGGCGAGGCCAGCCGGATGACCCAGTTCAAGGACAAGTCCGCGAAGTCGGGCGCGAACAACGCCACCGTCGGCCTGTTCACGTACCCGATCCTCCAGGTGGCCGACATCCTCCTCTACCAGGCGAACGCCGTCCCGGTCGGCGAGGACCAGCGCCAGCACATCGAGCTGACCCGCGACCTCGCCGAGCGCTTCAACACGCGCTTCGGCCGGACCTTCACCCTCCCCGCCGCGCACATCGTCAAGGAGGTCGCGAAGATCTACGACCTCCAGGACCCGGCGATCAAGATGTCGAAGTCCGCGTCCTCGCCCAAGGGCCTGATCAACCTCCTCGACGAGCCCAAGGTCACCGAGAAGAAGATCAAGAGCGCGGTCACCGACACCGAGGCCGAGATCCGCTTCGACACCGAGAAGAAGCCCGGCGTCAGCAACCTGCTCACGATCTACTCCACCCTCACGGGCGAGACGGTCACCGCCCTGGAGGAGAAGTACGAGGGCAAGGGCTACGGCGCGCTGAAGACCGACCTGGCCGGTGTGATGGTCGATTTCGTCACACCGTTCAGGCAGCGCACCCAGGAGTACCTGGACGACCCCGAGACCCTGGACGCCATCTTGGCCAAGGGCGCGGAGAAGGCCCGCGCGGTCGCCGCCGAGACCCTGGCGCAGGCCTACGACCGCCTCGGGTTCCTGCCCGCGAAGCACTGAATCCGCTCTGAATCCGCCCTGACACCGCGCTGACACCCCCGGGCGCCGGCCCCGCCGAAAGAGGCCTCTGGCGTCCCAGGGGTGCTGCCGCCACACTGAAGCGACAGCACGCGCGCAAACCGACTGACGGAGGAGACATACGTGGGGACCGTAACGCTCGGCGTTTCGATCGCGGTCCCGGAGCCGCACGGCAGCCAGCTCCAGGAGCTGCGCGCCGGCTTCGGGGACGCCGCCGCGCACGGCATTCCCACGCATGTCACCCTCGTGCCGCCGACCGAGGTGGAGGCGGACCGGCTCCCGGCGATCCGCGCGCACCTGAGCGAGGTCGCGGCCGCGTTCCGCGCCTTCGCGATGCGGCTGTCCGGGACGGGAACCTTCCGCCCGCTCTCGCCGGTCGTCTTCGTGAAGGTCGTCGAGGGCGCCCAGGGCTGCACCCGCCTCCAGCACCAGGTCCGCGACCCCGAGGGGCCGCTCAGCCGGGAGCTGGCGTTCCCGTACCACCCGCACGTCACCGTCGCCCACGGGATCTCCGAGGAGGCGATGGACCTGGCGTTCACGACCCTCTCCGAGTACGCCGCCGAGTGGGTCTGCGACGGCTTCGCGCTCTACGAGCAGGGCTCGGACGGGGTCTGGCGCAAGCTGCGTGAATACCCTTTCGGCGCGGGTCCGACGGGCGTCCCGGCGCAGCTGAGCTCCCCCGCCGATGACGCGGCCGAGGCGACGATACGCCCCTCCTGACGGCCCCGGCGCGGCCGCGAGGCCAGCGGTCGCAAGGCCAGCGGCCGCAAGGTCATCCGGGCACCGAACCTGATCCTCCGTAGGACCAGGGCATGGAACGGGCGAGCCGTCGGGCGAAAAGTCACAATCGACGACCGTAGTGCCCAAAAGCGACAATCCCCGCTATTTCCGGCAGCTCATTTACGGTGACCCCATGGACTGGCTGACGAAACTCCCGGTGATCGGGCCGGTGGCGGCCGCGCTGATGCGTACGCACGCGTGGCGTTCCTACGAGCGGCTCGACCGGGTGCACTGGACGCGGCTGGCCGCCGCGATCACGTTCATCAGCTTCCTCGCGGTCTTCCCGCTCCTCACCGTCGCGGCCGCCATCGGCGCGGCGCTGCTCAGCCAAGAGCAGCTCGACAAGCTGGAGAAGAGCCTCACCGAGCAGGTGCCCGGCATCTCCGACCAGCTCGACATCAACGGCCTCGTCGCGAACGCGGGCACCGTCGGGCTCGTCGCCGGCGTCATCCTGCTGTTCGCCGGCATCTCCTGGGTCGGCGCGATGCGGGACTGCCTGCGTGCCGTGTGGGACAAGGACGACGAGGACGAGGGCAACCCCGTCGCGCGCAAGGGCAAGGACACGCTGGTCCTGCTGGGCCTCGGCGCCGCGGGGCTGGCCTCGGCGGCGGCCTCGATCATCGGCTCCAGCGCCGTCGGGAAGTTCGGCGGCTGGCTCGGCATCCCGCAGCACGGCGTCGGAGGCTGGGTGCTGCGCGCGGCAGCGTTCCTCGTCGGGGTGGTGGCCGCCTTCCTGCTCCTGCTCTACGTACTGACCCTGCTGCCCGGCGTCGAGCCGCCGCGCGGCCGCCTGATCCAGGCGGCCCTCATCGGCGCGGCGGGCTTCGAACTGCTCAAGCTGCTGCTGAGCGGGTACATCCGCGAGGTCGCGGCGAAGAGCATGTACGGGGCCTTCGGCGTGCCGATCGCCCTGCTGCTCTGGATCAACTTCACGGCCAAGCTGCTGCTGTACTGCTCGGCCTGGACCGCCACCCGGGACGACGGGGAGGAGCGGGACGAGCCGGACGGCCCCGACGACACGGACGGCCGGGAGGAGCCGGCCGCCACGACCTAGGGAAGCAGGTCGGTGTCCGGGCCGCGACCGCCGCGCGGGCGGCGCGGGTGGCGGCGGCCGGCGACGAACACCCCGCCCGCCGCGACGGCCAGCGCCCCGCCCGCGATGCCGAGCGCGGTCCCCATCCCGCCGCCGGCGCCCTCGCCGGACGCCGACGGGCCGTTCTCGTGGGACTGGGCGGGCGAGCCGTGGGACGAGGTGTCCTCGCTCTTCGGCGGCACCAGCTCACCCACCGGCTTGACCTTGCCGAGCGCGGCGAACCCCCAGTCGAAGAGGTCGGCGGTCTCCTCGTAGACGGAGTTGAGGCCGCCGGTGTCCGGGTTCATCACCGTGACCAGCAGCGTCTTGCCGTCGCGCTGCGCCGCGCCGGTGAAGGTGGAGCCGGCCATCGTGGTGTTGCCGTTCTTCACCCCCGCGATGCCCTTGTACGGGGAGAGGCCGTAGGCGCCGGTCATCAGCCGGTTCGTGTTCTGGATCTCGAAGTAGTCGCGCGCCTTGCCGGACCCCCCGCTGCCCGGGAACTTCGCGCTCACCGTGCCGCAGTACTCCTTGAAGTCCTGCTTCTGGAGACCCGACCGGGCGATGAGGGTGAGGTCGTAGGCGCTGGAGACCTGCTCCGGCGCGTCGTACCCGTCCGGGGACACCACGTGCGTGTCGAGGGCCTGGAGCTCCTCGGCGTGCGCCTGCATGTCCTTGACGGTCTTCTCGACGCCGCCGTTCATGGCCGAAAGCACGTGCACGGCGTCGTTGCCGGAGCGCAGGAACACGCCGAGCCACAGGTCGTGGACGGAGTATTCGTGGTCCTCCTTGACCCCGACCAGGCTGGAGCCCTGCCCCACGTCGGACAGCTCCTCCTCCGTGACCATGTGGACCTGGTCCCTGGGGAGGGTGGGCAGCACGGTGTCCGCGAAGAGCATCTTCATGGTGGAGGCCGGGGGGAGCCGCCAGTGCGCGTTGTGCGCGGCCAGGACCTCGCCGGTGTCGGCGTTCGCCACGATCCACGAGCGCCCGGTGAGGCTCTCGGGCAGGGCGGGCGCGCCGGGCAGCAGGTTCACCTGGGTCCCCGGCTGGCCGAGGCGGGCCCCGCCGATGGAGGACATCGACACGGGCGGCGCCGGGGCCTGCTTGGCCCCGCCCTTGCCGTTGTCCGGCGACGGCGTGGGCGCGCGGCCGGGCCCGGGCACGTGGGGGGTGCGCGGGAGGCCGTGGGCGGGGGCCGTGAGCACGACGGGGACCAGCAGCGCGGCGGAAAGGACCGCCAGCGCGGTCTTCTTGGCAGACACGCAGGTGAAAGTACATCCCGATGCTGTGTCCGCCGTCGCGGACCGGCCAACCCGCCGCAACCATTGCCGGTACAGCCCACCCCGGCGCGTCCGTCCTGGGGAAGAAACCGATACTGGGTTCATGAGACTCAGCCGCGCCGCCTCCTGGTTCCTGCTCGCCTTCGGAGTGTGGAGCTGGTTCATCTGGGTGTCCTTCGTCCGGAACCTGTGGAAGAACGGCAGTGGCCTGGCGTTTGACGCCGCGGGGGATCCGACGTCCTACTTCTGGGTCCACCTTCTCTTGGCGGTGACCTCCTTTCTCCTGGGGACGGCCGTTGGTGTGATCGGGCTGCGTGGCGTTCGGGCGCTGCGGCGCGAATCGCGTGAATCGCGTGAAGCCCGATGAAGGTGGCGATCTTCGCGCTGGTCGCGCTGGCGGTGCTGGGCCTGCTGGTGCTGGTGCACCGGTGGCTCTGGATCCGGCTGGTCCGCGACACGTCGCGACCGGGCGGCGCGTGGCGCCGGGTGGGCACGACGCTGGCCTTCGCCCTGCCGCTGCTGTCGGTGGCGGCGCTCACCGCCGGGCGCGCGGGTGCGCCGTTCTGGCTCCAGCAGACCGTGTCCTGGCCGGGCTTCATGTGGCTGGCGGTGCTGCTGTACCTGACCTTGGCGATGCTCCTGGCGGAACCCGCCCGAGCCCTTGTGCTCCGCCGGGCGACCCGCCCCCGGCCTCCTCGATCGCCGGAGGGGCCGGGCAACGCCGCCGCAGGCGAGCGGGACCTGGCTCCCGCCGTGAGCCGTGGTGCCGGCCCGGGTGAGCGGGGCGAGGCCCCCGCCGGCTCCGCCACCGGCGGCGGGTCGGGTGCGGGGACTGGGGCGGAGCCCCAGGAGCGGGGAGGGGCGGGCAGGGGACCGGCGCCGCAGGCTCCCGCAGTCGCTCCCGCTCCCGGAGCCGAGGTTGTTCCCGCAGCCGTTCCCGGAGCCGAAGCCGCTCCCGCGTCAACACCGGCACCGGCGGCGGCGTCGGCCTCGGCGGAGGACTCGGACGGCGGGATCAGTCGGCGGAGGTTCGTCGCCCGCACGGTCGGCGGGGTGGCTGCGGCCGCCGCCCTCGGGACCGTGGGGTACGGGACCTACGGGGTCATGCGCGGGCCGCGGGTCAAGCGGGTGCGGGTGCCGCTCGCCAAGCTGCCGCGCGCCGCGCACGGGTTCCGGATCGCGGTCGTCAGCGACGTCCACCTCGGCCCGATCCTCGGCCGCGCCCACACCACCCGCGTCGTCGACACCGTCAACCGCACCCAGCCCGACCTCATCGCCATCGTCGGCGACCTCGTGGACGGCAACGTCCACGACCTCGGCGACGCCGCCGAGCCGCTCCGCGCGCTGCGGGCCCGCCACGGCTCGTACTTCGTCACCGGCAACCACGAGTACTTCTCCGGCGCCCAGCAGTGGATCGACCACGTCCGCGAACTCGGCCTGACGCCGCTGGAGAACGCCCGCCGCGAGCTCCCGCTCTTCGACCTCGCCGGCGTCAACGACGTACAGGGCGAGACCGAGGGCCACGGCCCGGACTTCGGCGCGGCCCTCGGCGACCGCGACCGGTCCCGCGCCGCCGTGCTCCTGGCCCACCAGCCGATCGTCATCCACGACGCCGTCCGGCACGGCGTGGACCTCCAGCTGTCCGGCCACACCCACGGCGGCCAGCTCTGGCCCGGCAACTACCTCGCCGAGCTCGCCAACCCCACCGTCGCCGGCCTGGAGCGCTACGGAGACACCCAGCTCTACGTGTCCCGCGGCGCCGGCGCCTGGGGACCCCCGGTCAGGGTCGGGGCGCCGTCGGACATCACGGTCGTCGAGCTGGAGTCCCGCCAGGCGTAGACCTGTAGACCCGCAGACCCGTAGACCCGCAGACCCGCAGACCCGCAGGACTACGGCTGGTCCGCGTCCGACGCGCGCTTGCGCGACACCGCCGTCTGCGCCATGCCCGGCAGGAAGTCCGCGAACAGCTCGTGGACTTCCCGCACCAGCGGCCGCAGCACCCGGAACCGGGCGAGCACGATGCCCCGCGTCGTCAGCTGCGCGCCGCGCTCGGCCAGGCGGCGGGTCTTCTCGCTGTCCGGGGAGCGGTCGAAGACCCAGTACAGGACCAGGCCCATCTGCGAGAGCCACATCAGCTCCGGCAGTACGTCGGCCAGCTCCTCCGGCACCTTGGTCTTCGCCCCGGCCAGCACCTCGCG
This genomic window contains:
- the glyA gene encoding serine hydroxymethyltransferase, encoding MTARRHPALFATDPELASFVEAEEALQAETLRLIPSENYVSAAVLEASGTVLQNKYSEGYPGRRYYEGQQNIDRVEALAVERAKGLFGVDHANVQPYSGSPANLAVYLAFAKPGDTVMGMALPMGGHLTHGWGVSATGSWFRGVQYGVRADTGLIDYDAVRELALAERPKIMFCGGTALPRTIDFEAFASIAREAGSVLVADVAHIAGLIAGGAHPSPVPHVDVVSTTTHKTLRGPRGAMLMCREEHAKAIDKAVFPGLQGGPHNQTTAGIAVALHEAAQPAFVTYAHAVVANAKALAEALLARGFDLVSGGTDNHLILMDLTSRGVPGKVAAKALDRAGIVVNYNTVPFDPRKPFDPSGIRIGTPSLTSRGLGVQHMPVVAEWISRAVDAAAKSDEPALAAVRAEVEDLMSAHPAPGLPLS
- the trpS gene encoding tryptophan--tRNA ligase, whose translation is MASDRPRALSGIQPTSGSFHLGNYLGAIRQYVALQETHDAFYMVVDLHAITMPQDPKDLRANTRLSAAQLLAAGLDPERCTLFIQSHVPEHAQLGWVMNCITGFGEASRMTQFKDKSAKSGANNATVGLFTYPILQVADILLYQANAVPVGEDQRQHIELTRDLAERFNTRFGRTFTLPAAHIVKEVAKIYDLQDPAIKMSKSASSPKGLINLLDEPKVTEKKIKSAVTDTEAEIRFDTEKKPGVSNLLTIYSTLTGETVTALEEKYEGKGYGALKTDLAGVMVDFVTPFRQRTQEYLDDPETLDAILAKGAEKARAVAAETLAQAYDRLGFLPAKH
- a CDS encoding 2'-5' RNA ligase family protein produces the protein MGTVTLGVSIAVPEPHGSQLQELRAGFGDAAAHGIPTHVTLVPPTEVEADRLPAIRAHLSEVAAAFRAFAMRLSGTGTFRPLSPVVFVKVVEGAQGCTRLQHQVRDPEGPLSRELAFPYHPHVTVAHGISEEAMDLAFTTLSEYAAEWVCDGFALYEQGSDGVWRKLREYPFGAGPTGVPAQLSSPADDAAEATIRPS
- a CDS encoding YihY/virulence factor BrkB family protein, producing MDWLTKLPVIGPVAAALMRTHAWRSYERLDRVHWTRLAAAITFISFLAVFPLLTVAAAIGAALLSQEQLDKLEKSLTEQVPGISDQLDINGLVANAGTVGLVAGVILLFAGISWVGAMRDCLRAVWDKDDEDEGNPVARKGKDTLVLLGLGAAGLASAAASIIGSSAVGKFGGWLGIPQHGVGGWVLRAAAFLVGVVAAFLLLLYVLTLLPGVEPPRGRLIQAALIGAAGFELLKLLLSGYIREVAAKSMYGAFGVPIALLLWINFTAKLLLYCSAWTATRDDGEERDEPDGPDDTDGREEPAATT
- a CDS encoding D-alanyl-D-alanine carboxypeptidase family protein, whose amino-acid sequence is MSAKKTALAVLSAALLVPVVLTAPAHGLPRTPHVPGPGRAPTPSPDNGKGGAKQAPAPPVSMSSIGGARLGQPGTQVNLLPGAPALPESLTGRSWIVANADTGEVLAAHNAHWRLPPASTMKMLFADTVLPTLPRDQVHMVTEEELSDVGQGSSLVGVKEDHEYSVHDLWLGVFLRSGNDAVHVLSAMNGGVEKTVKDMQAHAEELQALDTHVVSPDGYDAPEQVSSAYDLTLIARSGLQKQDFKEYCGTVSAKFPGSGGSGKARDYFEIQNTNRLMTGAYGLSPYKGIAGVKNGNTTMAGSTFTGAAQRDGKTLLVTVMNPDTGGLNSVYEETADLFDWGFAALGKVKPVGELVPPKSEDTSSHGSPAQSHENGPSASGEGAGGGMGTALGIAGGALAVAAGGVFVAGRRHPRRPRGGRGPDTDLLP
- a CDS encoding SCO4848 family membrane protein codes for the protein MRLSRAASWFLLAFGVWSWFIWVSFVRNLWKNGSGLAFDAAGDPTSYFWVHLLLAVTSFLLGTAVGVIGLRGVRALRRESRESREAR
- a CDS encoding metallophosphoesterase; protein product: MKVAIFALVALAVLGLLVLVHRWLWIRLVRDTSRPGGAWRRVGTTLAFALPLLSVAALTAGRAGAPFWLQQTVSWPGFMWLAVLLYLTLAMLLAEPARALVLRRATRPRPPRSPEGPGNAAAGERDLAPAVSRGAGPGERGEAPAGSATGGGSGAGTGAEPQERGGAGRGPAPQAPAVAPAPGAEVVPAAVPGAEAAPASTPAPAAASASAEDSDGGISRRRFVARTVGGVAAAAALGTVGYGTYGVMRGPRVKRVRVPLAKLPRAAHGFRIAVVSDVHLGPILGRAHTTRVVDTVNRTQPDLIAIVGDLVDGNVHDLGDAAEPLRALRARHGSYFVTGNHEYFSGAQQWIDHVRELGLTPLENARRELPLFDLAGVNDVQGETEGHGPDFGAALGDRDRSRAAVLLAHQPIVIHDAVRHGVDLQLSGHTHGGQLWPGNYLAELANPTVAGLERYGDTQLYVSRGAGAWGPPVRVGAPSDITVVELESRQA